The following are from one region of the Mus caroli chromosome 13, CAROLI_EIJ_v1.1, whole genome shotgun sequence genome:
- the LOC110308156 gene encoding prolactin-3C1 isoform X1 produces the protein MQLSLTQARTWKGLFLLVSCMFLWVYVTATRYDRKSNEEIYDNLLSSSRHTHRVAKKMYKILDSKLTERVCFRNNNTKMCQTISTHSVKKNEDLLKVIINVSNFWTYPLKMLIPAVLTHLDSDDGMMPRAVELNYGNKVVLEGAKTLLSRIHPGIEENNEPNRWSELRELRSSKKSKHLLAFCKFFYCLRKDTKMVTCYLRALKHGKIKNIC, from the exons GGAAGGGTCTGTTCCTGTTGGTGTCATGCATGTTCCTGTGGGTATATGTGACTGCCACACGATATGACCGGAAATCCAATGAAGAGATCTATGACAATCTGCTTTCCTCTTCTCGTCACACCCATAGAGTTgccaaaaaaatgtataaaatcttA GACTCAAAGTTAACCGAGAGAGTATGTTTTAGGAATAATAACACCAAGATGTGCCAAACCATTTCTACACATTCTGTGAAAAAG AATGAAGACCTCCTGAAAGTCATCATCAATGTTTCAAATTTCTGGACATATCCACTGAAAATGCTCATACCTGCAGTGTTGACTCATTTAGATTCTGATGATGGGATGATGCCAAGAGCTGTAGAGCTTAACTATGGAAATAAAGTAGTTCTTGAGGGAGCAAAAACTTTACTTAGTAGG ATTCATCCtggaattgaagaaaataatgagCCTAACAGGTGGTCAGAACTAAGAGAATTGAGGTCCTCCAAAAAAAGCAAGCACCTTCTTGCATTTTGTAAATTCTTCTACTGTCTACGCAAGGATACAAAAATGGTTACATGTTATCTCAGGGCTCTGAAGCATGGCAAAATCAAAAACATTTGCTAA
- the LOC110308156 gene encoding prolactin-3C1 isoform X2, with translation MFLWVYVTATRYDRKSNEEIYDNLLSSSRHTHRVAKKMYKILDSKLTERVCFRNNNTKMCQTISTHSVKKNEDLLKVIINVSNFWTYPLKMLIPAVLTHLDSDDGMMPRAVELNYGNKVVLEGAKTLLSRIHPGIEENNEPNRWSELRELRSSKKSKHLLAFCKFFYCLRKDTKMVTCYLRALKHGKIKNIC, from the exons ATGTTCCTGTGGGTATATGTGACTGCCACACGATATGACCGGAAATCCAATGAAGAGATCTATGACAATCTGCTTTCCTCTTCTCGTCACACCCATAGAGTTgccaaaaaaatgtataaaatcttA GACTCAAAGTTAACCGAGAGAGTATGTTTTAGGAATAATAACACCAAGATGTGCCAAACCATTTCTACACATTCTGTGAAAAAG AATGAAGACCTCCTGAAAGTCATCATCAATGTTTCAAATTTCTGGACATATCCACTGAAAATGCTCATACCTGCAGTGTTGACTCATTTAGATTCTGATGATGGGATGATGCCAAGAGCTGTAGAGCTTAACTATGGAAATAAAGTAGTTCTTGAGGGAGCAAAAACTTTACTTAGTAGG ATTCATCCtggaattgaagaaaataatgagCCTAACAGGTGGTCAGAACTAAGAGAATTGAGGTCCTCCAAAAAAAGCAAGCACCTTCTTGCATTTTGTAAATTCTTCTACTGTCTACGCAAGGATACAAAAATGGTTACATGTTATCTCAGGGCTCTGAAGCATGGCAAAATCAAAAACATTTGCTAA